The sequence ACCCAATTacacaatttatatttataaatctattGAAATTATAGATccatatgtatttataaatctatttataatgttaaaagatttattacatcatcttaataacgtgttacaatattattttaagaaaattactTTTGCTGTTTATTCTGTTGTTagtgatatccatttgacgtgacCCTGTACTAaaacatcccgtcattgtgatATTGTTCTATGCggataatttctgtattcttgtctttcatttttgctaatatcCTATGTCTATGTGCCttattgtgtttctttgatacaaatGACTTACTTATTCAACCTGCGATTATGCTATTGtgcatttgagaaaaaaatagatgtctttcatttttgccaatgTGCGTTGTTTATATGCCTTGTTGTGTTTATACATACGGCGAGGCTCTGAACTAATACATCTCGTCATTGTATAAGTGCTATggtaaaattttgtattcttgCATTTAATTTTAGCTCAAGAGCTTTGTTTATATGctttttttgtgcttctttgtttcatatttgtttgttttcgtagtgattaagataataacaccATGTTGGCCGCTGTATCcctattttagaaatttttacctattaaatagttatcaaaggtaccaggattataatttagtacgccagacgcgcgtttcgtctacataagactcatcagtgacgctcatatcaaaatatttataaagccaaacaagtacaaagttgaagagcattgaagatccaaaatttcaaaaagttgtgccaaatacgtctatgGTAATCTacgcctgggataagaaaatcctttgtttttcgaCAATTTCAAGGTTTTGTATACGTATCCaggtttataaaaatgaccgcgttattgatattcatgtcaacaccgaaatgttgactactgggctggtgatgtctgtttgttttgttcacacatcgttgtcactGTAATGCAATTTGATCATGCGACTGTCGTGCAAGTGAgcggttaagctagctataaaaccaggtttaaaccaccattttctacataagaaattgcctgcaccaagtcagaaatatgacagttgttatccattcgtttgatgtgtttgagcctGTCATTTCCCTGCGATATCACTTGCCTcgtttaattatttgttattggCAAGTTTATAACGACCATTTCAGTTCCTcaagtttaaataatttgacaaaacCCCAGAAGTAGTTTCAATTTGACAATAACGGGTCATCTGGTTGTAAATTTGTTTGTATTAgatcttttcaatttgaatgCTTTTGCACTTCCAAAACTTTTGGTCTCCAAAAACATCTTTGTGAAACACGTGCGTATAACTTATATCCATTCAATGAAAAGGTTAACACACAGACTGGTTTGTATACTGCGTTACTGGAGCTATGACCATATTCTAATATAGAGTAACATTTTGactgtcattttagtcttttttaGTCTTTTGTTACCAGTATATATCCGTTGAGTAAACACAAAGTTATCATCAAACTGTCAATCCAGTAAGAcgataaaaaatacttttagagGTCAACACACGATGTTAAATGAACAATTTTCCTAACAGATTTCATGTGTTTATCTGAACATACAAAGTGCATttgaataaataacaaaacatttaaaaaaaatacagttgatctgttttacatttgtcatctTTGGGCCTTTTATGTATAGCTAACTAAGCGGTATCGGTTtgactcattgttgaaggccgtacgatgacctatattgataatatctgtgtcatttggtctcttgttgagagtggTCTCATAAGCAAGCatgccacatcttttttttttttgtatagttgGATAGTTTTAAtctgatttagaaaaaaatatttccggTAACGTTTATTTTAGTCTGTTATGTTCGTGTTGGTTTTGttgaaatcatttaaatacagatattgatttctttatattttattcacatATCGTGCATAAGTTAGTTAGCAGTTACCTTTGGCAATGATTGAAACTAAATGCAGTAATCCGAAACTAGAGTTTTGGTTTGTCCTTTTAATCGGTAGAGGACCTGTATAGTGTCATTGAAATAATGTGTTAAACTTATCAGTACGATATGTTATCACAGGAAATTAATCATGTTTTCACATGTTTCCTATTGTTAAGAGAAGTAAGACGTATGTGAATactgaatattttttcttttccgtAATGATATAAGGTAATGGTCGTTTTCACAGCAACGCTCAACTCTTGTTTAATACTATCTCtgttggatatatatatatagactataTCAATGGTTTCTGATTCATTCCTTTCATCGCACTGGACTTTTGATTCAATCAATGTGTTTCATTTACGATTTCCTACAGCACTTTAAATTGCGAAAAGCGTCAGCCCATGTCTTGAATAGCATATATAAAGCTCCATCTACTGTTTGTTAGACAAGAAATATCAATACCCGGTTCATGATTTCTTCCTTTCATCTTTTGCTCCAAAATATATTATCTGGCCACTGGTATGGTCTTTTTAGGTCCAGCGGTGCTTGTCTTGACAGGCTTTCGTAAGGCAACATACCATTTCTGAGCAAAAACTGGGCGATTTCCTTTCCATTAGGACTGTATCTATGTAGCATCCATTCCATTAAGATATGTTCCACGTTTAAAACTTGGAAAAATCGACTCCCTCCTTTCAAAGCTTTGAGTTCATTGCCTTCTATGTCCATTTTCAAGAAAACAGAACCCGATCCTACAAGACTTATCAAGTCGTCTAGCAGTATTGAATCTACAGACTTATCACTTGTGTTATTTTGCTCTATATAACTCCCACCAGGGTTTTCTTTAACGACACGAACCTTGACATTTTCTCTTGTATCTGATATTGCATTCAATACCAAGGTTACATTTTTATGCAAATCACCCTTTAGGAGAGACTTGTGTACTAGGTTCAGTGCAGATTCTAAAATGTCAACCGCAATGACCCGAGTTCCAAGTTTTGCGCTAAATAGCGTGAATGTTCCTATATTGCAGCCAATATCAACAAAGGTCAGATAGGATTTTTGTAGGAGCACCAGTCCTGTTTCATTCATCAAATCTTGCTCCCATGTACCATAGTCTTTAACATAGGACGAGATCATTCTATCTATCGCTGGATCAAAAATACATATTGGTGTCTGTCCTTTGAATGTATTCAGTTTGACGCATGGGATCTTGttattatcattttcttttcctCCTTTGAATATATTTAGTTTTGGAAACGATAGTTTTGGCAGGGATGTTTTATGATCGAACACTGGATGGTCGATAAAATCTTTTGGTCTCCTCTTTTCTCTCAATACTTTGGGTATCTCggaattttcattttgaagCCAAATGTGATAAACAGTGCCAATGATGGCCAAtgggaaaaatatataaataattcttcTTCCAAACCGCATTTCTATCGCATGGTttgcttttcatttttatacctGAAAtacctgaaataaaaataatctcaTTATCATAGGCGTTTGTAAATGCACTGTTTAACGACATTACGGTATTTAATATTCTATTTGTTATGTAAATGTAAAGTTGAATGTCCTATAGTTATGCCAAACAACAACATATGAAAGGAAACATGATTGCCCTAAGAAATAttgatacatgatatatatgttttgatgaGCCTGCATTACATAATATCTCAATGTTTTACAGAAGTCTTAAATAGTTCAAACTTGGTGTTAAGCAACCGACAAAACGACGTGTTATACAGCAGTATTGATAAAATGTGTCACAGTGAGACTTACCTGCTTCCTGACAACTAAATAATCCACTACTGCCAACGTGGACCTGGTCAATAAATCAATCGCATATTCATGATGCTTTCGATTCCATTTTTGCCATCTATGCTAAGTTTTTAAACGTAAAAACAgacatatttttatgaaattgataTAATGAATTACCTGTAGTTTTGATTTACCTGTGGGGCATTTACAGGGTTATTTGTAGTAGGTTACAAGAAAGATAAAGGatcttttattatattagaTAACACATTAACCAggatttatacaatatttagttttaagcttatttcatttgaaaattatgaCAAACAAAATTTGTAGTGAAATATGTATTGTTTCATATCCTATTATACTAAGGGAATAGGAAACAaggttttaatttcaatatttcatttacattatTGAAACTAAGATCTTTTGATAAAAAGCTGTAATTTAAGGGCAAATATTTACGAAGGGGAGATAAGACAGACATGCATTCGACTACTGTATTTATACCCACTCCAGTATTTCGTAAAACTcttgtgtatttaattttataaggGGTTAGGTAGGTCGGGAGCGGGTGCCAAGcgtaaaatgtttgatattctATATTTGTTGCCACTGTTTTTCCGTCATTGTTGTTTTTCCTTTTCTCATGTACTTCCGATTTTCTACCCTAACTAGGAAAAACGCATGACTAATATATAGTGCGCTCTacatattttaccatttttatagtaaaaaaaaggaacagaaaaactgaaatatattggtTGCAATTAGCAAAGATTTCATGGTGATCGCCATATACGTGAAAATGCACTTAATTATACTCCGTTGTTAGCTGGCCACATCGTTGTAATAATGATAACATTTTTAATCAGTAAGTTCAAAGTGCTTGTCTATTAAGGGTACGTTGTGTAAGGATCTAAAATGAAGGTtcgtattatttttgtttacataaatcacaaaatgtacatttaattataaaaccGAAAAACGCAGATTAGCAAATTGGTTTTTCCTACATAAAAAATAACGAAATACAACATGTTGAAGTATACGGTACGCAGTAATACGTTTCTTTTACCAACCCCTTATATTTCCGTTACATgataaaagtcattacattatgGTCCGATAATAGATTGAAAAAAGTTGTTCAGATAGACTCCTAATGATTGACCTTTTGGTAAATAAGCATTACATTTGATTGAAATGTATTATACACCGGTAATTGCCTAATTagctattttgttttgatttttttttctcaacgtatgttttattaaagaaaacGGCAAAATATAGAAGCCACTTGAAGTTACATAAAGTTCAAGTAAAAGGGATAAAATCACGTTCAGGTTTATATTTCGAagattcaaaacattttatatatatctttattcagACAAACCTTCGTCAATACAATGGTAAACAGAagttacatatataaaaatagcaCAGTTATAAATTGAAATTGTCAGTCTGAGAGATgcatttatcataaatataaagTATACATATTTACCAGCTCCAAGTCATGAGCCTTTAATTCAACGGTTGTCGTAAAATTTGTTTCTGTATGccacatttgtttttgttcatacatctaGTCGCTAGTtttcttgaattgttttacacttgtcaattaataaacatgttaatatCCAATTGTCAATTTCCCATTCCTAAGAAGAGACATACCTCCTATCCAAGCAATTGTTGTTCGTGTATATTAAAGAGACACTGCTTTATTTATGGAATCGCATCGGTGCGGGAGATCATTTGGTTTTGGTCTCCATTCGGCCCAAATCGAGACTTGAAATTTGTAATTACCGCTCTCCACTTAAATGGGGAATTTGAACTATGGTCACAGATGGAACTGGAACTAAGGTAAAAAACTGAAGTCAGATTAATGTGTCCGGGCAGGGTGcattgactatttttttttgtgaactaGCATTTCCGGTTATCTTAAAGCACAGTTGACATTAGTATCATCTAAATATGTTCTCGTCCTGTTATGCATGTAATATTGTCCTCTTGCCGTTACACATCAATCCTTCAACATCATCTTGTTATTGGTATAATTCGAGACACAATCTTTTAGTTTaccaatacatatatttttgtatcaaatataaTCTTTGCTGTTTTATAccttgaaaatgtttcaattttccTGAGTCTTTGTCGATGACCCAAAGTCTACTAAAATGTTATAGCATTGCGTCCATTGATGTGACTCTGTACGGatacattatgtttaaaagGTCTGTCaagcttttttttgtattgtcaaaaatcTAAGAAGGAAAAATTCttaatagattttatttccttgacctggatttttttttcattttcatattcttGTTACAGAGCACAGCACTGAGTTTGGCAATCCTATTTACCAGTCTATTTAGTGACAGCACATCGTTCTTTTGTAATGTTAGTGTTGGAGGAGGTAGGTCAATAAATAGAGGGGTAACTTATACCAATTGGGGCAATAACCAAAATATgttctacataaaaaaacacaataacatgacaaaaagttacaaaataactctagaaaacaaaaaattgagcGACACGAAATGTTAACCCCCAGGTGCTCCATAATGATCAGCATCCATTGTTAACAATAACCGCATTACTCAACTTGATAAAAATAGGTTAATGGTTAATATGCAGCGACTGCACATCATTTATAATGACTAAATacataatatgtataaaaaaaaagaaagaagactGTATGCGTTCATTTAATTGCGTTTTATATCTTGAttgcaaaacatataaaaatatgtttccaACTATAGAACTTATAAAATTATGGCGATGTTGCGTGGATTATTTTGAGAGCTGGTAGATTTGGTTATAGCAAACAGTCGAGTATGTATTCAAACTAAAGCTATGCCACTATTGCCACTTTGATTTGTTAACTTTAATTCGCTATGCTATTGTGATTgaataaataatctttataaCTTTGTGATAAGTTTTTCATCGAAAACAACACAGGCATGCATTCACTTAACtctattttaaagataaacggatatgttttaaatttagacacctttaatattgtaaaaatattatgataCGGATATCAAGACTTGTTTGTGAGTGGAGTGTGCGTTTCCTTCTTAATGTAGGCGGATGTAAGGTGCACTTATACGCGTGAATAATTAAAAACGTATAAGCAAgtaaaaatgtttactttttccTCAAGTATAGTGAAACCCCCTAGCATTTTAATGAcgatatttcagttttaaagtATCGCGTAATCGTGTTTTCTGCAAAGTTCACTGTCCTGTACGATATCGGTCATGTCGATTGAATCAAACGCTATACGACGAATTTCGACACAACTTACTACGTTCTTTTTGTCAGGTGCTCTTTGCTTCTGAGATATGCTTTTATCCACTTTATTATCATTGCCGACATGACGGctgttataaatattaattgaatTAAAGGTTCTCTACTGATATTAGCGTGTATAACAACTAGATATCAACTTagatatttcaacaaattaataATGGAATTTAATCGTTCGTTCGTCGAGTTTTCATAGAACCATAATCAGATTTCTATGCTTCAGTACcgataccgttggttttcccgtttaaatggttttacactagtaattttggggccctttatagcttgttgttcggtgtgagccaaggctccgtgttgaaggccgtactttaacctataatggtttactttttaaattgttattcggatggagagttgtctcattggcactcatgcacaccacatcttcctatatctattaaggaCAGAGAATTTTTGTTTGAGATAACCTTGCACTTGTAAACACACTTTTCCTGTAGTTTATAgcccaaatattttttttaatttacccaAACATCCGTGTTGCTTATATCTCCCATTAAACGTCCTAGGTCTTTCATGTCATTGTAAACAGATAATGCGTACAGTAGGGTTTTTCAAGTCAAAGTCATACTATTAAAGCAAAAAGTTAAATGGGTTAAATCACTGATATTTTTTATCGATCTAGTCAGTTTTCTATAGGTTTGTTTGTctggcaaaaaaaaaaggtttgatACACGGTCTCTCTAATTGATTACTTAATTACTAGTATTATGATAGTTATGATATGTTACACGTGCATAATTGTTATACTTTAGTATCTATCTTACTTCTATGTTCTTTCCAGATCCCTCTAATTGGCCCAAGCTTCCAGATCTCCCAAATtctttcaaatcaaatatagaGATAAACATGCTTGAAGAAAGCTCTACTTTGGATGCAGTGGAATATTTCGATAACTTGGGAAATAGGGTAGCATTATATACAACAAAGGAAGGACTGGATGGAGTAGCTGTATACGACTTCCCCACTAATGAAGTTTTCTATGTGACACGTAAGATTATATGTCTTATATAGATGTTATTAAATGCAATCGGAACCTTTGGTTGTGTGCTTTAGATTCATTGAGTGTTTACGTGCAAGTATAATGTTGTCACATAGTTGTATAAATGTGGTT is a genomic window of Mytilus trossulus isolate FHL-02 chromosome 1, PNRI_Mtr1.1.1.hap1, whole genome shotgun sequence containing:
- the LOC134694045 gene encoding uncharacterized protein LOC134694045 gives rise to the protein MRFGRRIIYIFFPLAIIGTVYHIWLQNENSEIPKVLREKRRPKDFIDHPVFDHKTSLPKLSFPKLNIFKGGKENDNNKIPCVKLNTFKGQTPICIFDPAIDRMISSYVKDYGTWEQDLMNETGLVLLQKSYLTFVDIGCNIGTFTLFSAKLGTRVIAVDILESALNLVHKSLLKGDLHKNVTLVLNAISDTRENVKVRVVKENPGGSYIEQNNTSDKSVDSILLDDLISLVGSGSVFLKMDIEGNELKALKGGSRFFQVLNVEHILMEWMLHRYSPNGKEIAQFLLRNGMLPYESLSRQAPLDLKRPYQWPDNIFWSKR